From Lysobacter auxotrophicus, the proteins below share one genomic window:
- a CDS encoding DEAD/DEAH box helicase, with the protein MTFETLGLSPALLRALAEQNYTTPTPIQEQAIPLALAGHDLLGGAQTGTGKTAAFGLPLLHRLSKQTAPNGYRRPRALVLVPTRELAVQVADNLRSYAKHLRMNVSVIFGGAGMGPQVEMFRRGMDVLVATPGRLIDHLDRGTAKLDSVELLVLDEADRMLDMGFLPAMKRILGKLPRERQTMMFSATFEAQLKALAVEFMRTPKQVQVAAQNTIAQTISHRVHVVDAGRKRDLLVSVLSSRHTDQAIVFGRTKHGCNRLAEQLEEAGLAAVAIHGNKSQAQRQKALNAFKAGKARVLVATDVAARGLDIPNLPLVINFELPMVAEDYVHRIGRTGRNGASGEALSLVAPEEGGLLRQVQNMLKTTVELVEVEGFAPSRPIQMNAPLPNPRQKAPAQRRPANRPHGKPAQRHAHAGPKQHRGGGQGRGSRSGVANG; encoded by the coding sequence ATGACGTTCGAAACTCTCGGGCTTTCGCCCGCGCTGCTGCGCGCCCTGGCGGAGCAGAACTACACCACCCCGACCCCGATCCAGGAGCAGGCCATCCCGCTGGCGCTGGCCGGCCACGACCTGCTGGGCGGCGCCCAGACCGGCACCGGCAAGACGGCCGCGTTCGGCCTGCCGCTGCTGCATCGCCTGTCCAAGCAGACCGCACCGAACGGCTACCGTCGTCCGCGCGCGCTCGTGCTGGTCCCCACGCGCGAACTCGCCGTGCAGGTCGCCGACAACCTGCGCAGCTACGCCAAGCACCTGCGCATGAACGTCAGCGTGATCTTCGGCGGCGCCGGTATGGGCCCGCAGGTCGAGATGTTCCGCCGTGGCATGGACGTGCTCGTCGCCACGCCGGGTCGCCTGATCGACCACCTCGATCGCGGCACCGCCAAGCTCGATTCGGTCGAGCTGCTGGTGCTGGACGAAGCCGACCGCATGCTCGACATGGGCTTCCTGCCGGCGATGAAGCGCATCCTCGGCAAGCTGCCGCGCGAGCGCCAGACGATGATGTTCTCGGCCACGTTCGAAGCGCAGCTCAAGGCGCTTGCCGTGGAGTTCATGCGCACGCCCAAGCAGGTGCAGGTGGCCGCGCAGAACACCATCGCCCAGACCATCAGCCACCGCGTGCACGTGGTCGATGCCGGCCGCAAGCGCGACCTGCTGGTGAGCGTGCTGAGCTCGCGCCACACCGATCAGGCGATCGTGTTCGGCCGTACCAAGCACGGCTGCAACCGCCTCGCCGAACAGCTGGAAGAAGCCGGCCTCGCGGCCGTCGCGATCCATGGCAACAAGAGCCAGGCGCAGCGCCAGAAGGCGCTCAACGCGTTCAAGGCCGGCAAGGCGCGCGTGCTGGTCGCCACCGACGTCGCCGCGCGCGGTCTGGACATCCCGAACCTGCCGCTGGTGATCAACTTCGAGCTGCCGATGGTCGCCGAGGACTACGTGCACCGCATCGGCCGCACGGGCCGTAACGGCGCCAGCGGCGAAGCGCTGTCGCTGGTCGCGCCGGAAGAGGGCGGCCTGCTGCGCCAGGTGCAGAACATGCTGAAGACGACGGTGGAACTGGTCGAAGTCGAAGGCTTCGCACCGAGCCGCCCGATCCAGATGAACGCGCCGCTGCCGAATCCGCGCCAGAAGGCGCCGGCACAGCGTCGTCCGGCCAACCGTCCGCACGGCAAGCCGGCGCAGCGCCA